In Alteromonas naphthalenivorans, one DNA window encodes the following:
- a CDS encoding acyl-CoA thioesterase yields MTVDELLTLSSLEALSENQWKVDNLIIPSNWAQGRTAFGGISAGMAYSAIRQKVSEERVLRSFTTNFVGPLSPDTPFSIEVTLLREGKNVSQYTAHAKQNGKSCVFVQACFGIGRKSGIKVENQDTHDMPVPTKGKFIPQIPKVTPKFLRHFDLAIDKGGIPFTRKKTSVYHGHMRFKKPPAKITDAHIITMIDAWPPTLLQMMKLPAPASTVSWNLEFIHPHKQVDPTDWFAYQAHTRQAEDGYGHTEATIWDKDNEVVAISRQTVAIFD; encoded by the coding sequence ATGACGGTAGACGAGCTTTTAACTCTTTCTTCATTAGAGGCACTTTCTGAAAATCAGTGGAAAGTAGATAACCTCATTATTCCCAGTAATTGGGCGCAAGGGCGTACAGCATTCGGCGGTATTTCAGCAGGCATGGCGTACAGCGCTATTCGTCAAAAAGTCAGTGAAGAACGCGTGCTGCGTTCATTTACCACTAACTTTGTAGGTCCACTTTCACCAGATACGCCATTTTCAATTGAAGTAACCTTGTTGCGTGAGGGCAAAAACGTTTCTCAATATACCGCTCATGCGAAGCAAAACGGAAAAAGCTGTGTGTTCGTGCAAGCCTGCTTTGGTATTGGCAGAAAATCAGGCATTAAAGTAGAAAACCAAGACACCCATGACATGCCGGTGCCCACCAAAGGCAAGTTCATACCGCAAATTCCAAAGGTTACCCCTAAGTTTTTGCGTCATTTCGATTTAGCCATCGATAAGGGAGGCATTCCCTTCACCCGCAAAAAGACCAGCGTTTACCACGGGCACATGCGTTTTAAAAAGCCACCCGCGAAGATCACAGATGCACACATCATTACCATGATTGATGCTTGGCCGCCCACGCTGTTACAAATGATGAAGTTGCCTGCCCCAGCAAGTACCGTTAGTTGGAATTTAGAATTTATCCACCCGCATAAGCAGGTAGACCCTACAGACTGGTTTGCTTACCAAGCGCATACCCGTCAGGCAGAAGATGGCTATGGGCATACTGAAGCCACTATTTGGGATAAAGACAACGAAGTTGTTGCCATAAGTCGCCAGACCGTGGCAATTTTTGATTAG